The proteins below are encoded in one region of Kazachstania africana CBS 2517 chromosome 6, complete genome:
- the KAFR0F02490 gene encoding histone H2A (similar to Saccharomyces cerevisiae HTA2 (YBL003C); ancestral locus Anc_3.208) produces MSGGKGGKAGSAAKASQSRSAKAGLTFPVGRVHRLLRRGNYAQRIGSGAPVYLTAVLEYLAAEILELAGNAARDNKKTRIIPRHLQLAIRNDDELNKLLGNVTIAQGGVLPNIHQNLLPKKSAKPGKASQEL; encoded by the coding sequence ATGTCCGGTGGTAAAGGTGGTAAAGCTGGTTCAGCTGCTAAAGCTTCTCAATCAAGATCTGCTAAGGCTGGTTTAACTTTCCCAGTCGGTAGAGTTCACAGATTATTAAGAAGAGGTAATTACGCTCAAAGAATTGGTTCTGGTGCTCCAGTCTATTTAACCGCTGTCTTGGAATATTTAGCTGctgaaattttagaattAGCTGGTAACGCTGCTAGAGATAACAAGAAGACTAGAATCATTCCAAGACATTTACAATTAGCTATCAGAAATGATGAcgaattgaataaattattagGTAACGTCACCATCGCTCAAGGTGGTGTCTTACcaaatattcatcaaaaCTTATTACCAAAAAAATCTGCTAAGCCAGGTAAAGCATCTCAAGAATTGTAA